ATCCTGATAGTAACTTCTGTTTACCGTGTCTGTAAAATGGAATAGTATGAAGGGACTTAAATTAGTCCAtgtctgtttctttttgttttatcAGTGGCAAGATGCTTTAGGATTTGAGGTGAAGTTAGCATGAGTCCAATACACTTATTCCTCTCTTTCCATTTAACCCACCTAGTGAGTGACATGATTGAACAGCGGAATTCCTTGTGTAACATAAGAAGATTGTGTTGTGTTTAAACGTAGTTGATGAGAGTCTTACTTATCCGGTATAGAACCCATAACAAGCTTTGTAACCCCATGATCCTTGACCAAAGTGACGATACCATCGTGGATTTGATCACTCTCTGTGACAAGAAGACTTGGCTGCACCTGTGACCGGGAAACTATTACTGCTACTTTGCTTGGTTAACGAACTAAAATGTACTACTGTACTTGCTAAAAAGAAGTAATGAATATTTAAAGGCAATTCTATTgttaacaagaaaattaagtaCCTGCGCCCTGCGACAGAAAGTGAGGTAGGTACGGAGGATCTTGTTCATTTCGTCCTTCTCGGACATGCGATGGGACAAGACGAGTTCTTCCGTGGCTTGAGCGGCAGGAATCTTTCCTACTGAAGATGGAAAGTAGGCGAAGCGATTTCATTCGtataagaaaaggaaaacaacgATGCTCCCGAATctaaaaggaaagaaaaacaatgtcCCTACTAAAATAGAAGGAATGGAACTGGAGGCGTACGGAGGGTGGGGATGGCATGGGAGGGTTGGTGGacgtggaggaggacgacgcgggCGCAGGCGAAGCGGCGGAAGGCCCagcgcagcagcggcagcgtcttctccggcgacctcCCGACGGCGATGTGGAGCAGCGCGTGAGCGTGATCTCGGCGGAGCCCCGCGTGGAgagggccgccgccgtagaGAAACTGGCTTGCAGCGGGgctaggcggcggcgacgggctcAGGATCTCCATAGCGGACTGATGATTTGGTCGCTCGATGGATCtgccccttctccttctcctcctcaatCTTAAATTCTCTCTTCTCTACGACTAATTAAGTGGTTTCTTACGCTAATGTGTCGAGATACTAAGAAACAGATTGAACTAAGAATTGGCTAGTGGTAGTAGAGGATGGAGTAGCTGAAGAATATGCTTTGGTAGGATGGATAAACGGGCATTAGTCAACGCGAGCTGGCAAGGGCATATGCGGCTAATATGCTCTGCCTAGCGCTAGTTTACTTCTCCGTCTGACCCCAAAATTCTTAATCTACGATCCCGCGCAAGTGTGTAAGTAACCAACTgtttttacatatttttctTGGAAAAACACGGTCTAAAAACAGGACATATTTTACAAATAAGTCTGGTAGTCGGCATGGATTTAATTTTAACCGTGAATATTTCTGATAAAGTGAGCTTTTATTGAACTTACATGTCAGTTTAACCGCGAATATACGTAAAACTAGACCCATTTGTCAGGTTAACATGACATAGCGCTTGTCAATATTACACGGGATGCATGTCGGACCAACTTGTGTTTTTGTTCATATGTGACCAAAGAATACTAACAGTGTTACATTAAAATCAGCAATTAATTTTCTTCGATCCGGTGCTCATTTATAAAGGCAATCACAAAGAATGTACTTTTCTGATTTCTCCTACCTTGCCATGTGTCTCCCCTTCTCTAATTGCACCTTGAAAAATGATATATCTCTCCAATCGATTGGGCTTTTCCCGTGGAATTCACTATCCTTCCTTCTGCATTTTATTCCCTATGTATCATAACATAAGCGGCCCACACATTCCAAGGCTTagttttgaccacaaattatgCGATTAATATGTGGATTATGTGTTATAAGAATTATCTCATTGGAAATTTGTTTCGAATGTAAATTCAATGGCATATttgttatgaaaaaaaaaagtttattttTGGTCTTTCAATTGACAGCAACGTCTATAAATAGCTACTCAACTCAAATCTGATCACACTATTGGCAAAACTGGATACTTTTAGCCCTCTCCCGAATTCGAATGGTTTTGGCTCCACGTTGCATGGTTTTTTCAGACTTTTCAACCGACGATGTGTTGATTGACCAAATGTATATGATTTTGAGTCCATGAACCATATTTCCGAGGAGACCATTTAGGAAAGTATACCTACTATCCACAAATATTTTTCGCACAGAGTATTAAATTAAGTTGGTCAAGAACTAAGATGCATGCCACTGCCCTAGCACATCCATGCTTATTTTGGTTCGGTTCCAGTTCCACCCCTTATTTTGGTTCCTGCCCAAGCGATACGTTATTCCATCCCGGTGAAGCCAAAGCCCATCTCCCGTTGTCCGTTGATGCATGCATCCCTACCCACGGCTTTCTTTCCACCACGCCCACACAAGCATAAGAAACCCCGGACTTGCCGGTGGATCGATCGGTCGACCTATCGCCGTCGCGCGCAGCGCATGTCCATTCCCCTGCAGATCCACCTATGGCGGACAACACGGCGACCTTCATCGACCTCATCCTCGCCATCATCCTCCctcccctcggcgtcttcctCAAGTACGGCTGCGAGGTACTTGCCgtgttaattaatttgttggaCGCTGGAAATGGCTAAGCCCGCGTCCGGATTGATATCTGATCGGTTCTAGCTTGCTGTCGGATGCTGCCGCAGATTGAGTTCTGGATCTGCCTCGTCCTGTCATTCTTCGGTTACCTGCCAGGAATCATCTACGCCGTCTGGGTCATCGTGAAGTAGAGTGGCTTGATACGTATATCGAGTGCATTAGGACAGGACCGTTCTGTTCTCCTCTTCGAACCCCTACATTTAGAGGAAATATTTCACGTCGATTGGAAGGAACGGTTCTTCGAAATCTGAAGGGAGGAATCGAACAGTTTCGGGATATGGCGACTATTCAATGAGTTGCTCGCCGCAATTTTAGGTGATCGATGTTTTTTACCTTCTCGTTTTGGTGCAGACTGCAGAGAAATTGTCGTTATTCCTGCCTGTAATAGGGTAGTCGCTAGAATGAGCATGTGGATTAGCTGTGTTGCTCAAATGATGTGCCCTGTATATATGTTTACCAAATTTGCATTAGAAATTTGATCTAGCACGCAAACAcagcttaatttttttttgcgggtatcCTGTGCGGCTTAATTGGTTCTTCATCTTCTCATTTTTGTACACCTTCACCACTATCCTTAGAGCAACTCCACCAGGTTTCCTAAAAAGCCTTTTTCCTAAAATAACTGCCACCAAGCTCTAAATCTTGCAAAAAACAGCTCCAGCAGGTTCACTAAATGATTCCCAATTCCTAAATCTTTAGAGAACTTCACAattttttctctcctcttcCCAAATGTAGGGAACGGACGAGTCATTCCCTAAAACGAAAATGCTTGCGCGCGAACCTCCAACCGCCAGAAAACGGAAGTTTCCCTTGCGAAGAAATGCGCCGTCAATAGCcttgccgctgccggcgtccTCCTTGCCGGACGAGCCCTCCCCACTGCCCCACGCATCCAGatcgggccgccgccgcacaaTCGGCCGGCAAGCCCCTCGaatccgcgccgccggccggtccTGGAGCATCGCTAACCGGTCATCTTCATCCCCGCGAGCTCCCAGGGTCCTGATTTGCGGCCAGCGGCTTAGCCACGACGATCTACTCGtgggcgcaggcggcggcgtgcgcaGGCGAGCGGTGGTGGCACGCACATGTTAGGCAGCGatgcgcggcggcaaggaagGCGGCGGGTGCGGCCTAGTGCGTGGAGGCGCAGGGGaagggcggcggggctgctCCGTGGCTGGCATCGGGGCGGTGGAGGCTGTGCAGAGGaggagttggggaagaagagactTGTGTCACTCACGAGacggacccacatgtcattgtGACGAAAGGAAGATATAGGGAACGGAGTTCAGGGAACCTGCTGGAGGaggggcatttttttttcctcagaTTCTTTTATCACCTATCCTTAAAACTGGTTTTAGGGAACCAATTTTAAGGAAGCTGTTGGAAATGTTCTTAGTAGTTCTTTCGGAAACAAAGACAGATTATTTCATTGAACAAAGACAACCATTCCCGGTTGGTACACTCTTGTTTTTTCAAGAACCTCAAAACAGATGTGTGTTTCTCCATTTCATAAGAAGAATAGACCAGCGGATATTGTTTATAAGAAAATTGAGCCAAAAAACGTATAGGTTGACCTGCCAATAAGGAAAACTGATGAAAGAACATAAGGTCTGTTTGAATTAACGCTAATTTGTGCCCACTAATTTTTGATCGACCAAATAGTTGGTAgttgccaattttttggcatgcTGATATACTACTTTTGGAACTCTAGTTTATTTTTGTACAGCCAAGCTATGTTGTTGTAGCATCGGTTCTTGTCATCTTTTTTCTAAGTCTGTACACCTGCCAGTTCAGGTTTAAAAAAAGCTCTAccagtttatttttttgtcgATATTGAAAATGTTTGTCAGCGTAAGTTTTTACAACTTTTATGATACTATATACATTATTATCTATTAAATTACCTAAATCATATGGACCTgacattatttattttgttgtccCACGCGTACTATTTTTATTGACCCAGTTGTCCCGCGTGGCGTCGTAATGCGAACGTTCGGAGGTTAGTCTGTACGCGCGTACGATTTCCGTTTTAACAAAAGAAATGCCACCATCAACTTTGTTGCAGAAAAGCAGCAGTGGATACTGCTCTATCATGGAGTTCGGTAGGACAACATGCAAAGCTGCATGCTCGTTCTTGTACTAATTGATTTTGGAAATTCAAAACTTTTAATAGCTCAAACCGTCTGCCTGATTCATAATCCGTTTTCACCATGGGGTTCGTATCGACGAGTGCTTCAAATTTAGATCTCACTTTGGTATCtttcaattaaaaaaacttTGTTACAAAAAAGATAATGCACGAGTTACCATCCTACTAAAACAGAAGTTGCCATGTGGCAACTTTGTTGATAAACAATGGTAACTCGTATATTACTGGATGGTAGCTTCAGTTCACAAGTTACAACTCTACATTATTAGGTTGTCACATGGTAACTTGTTACAAACAAGGTGATCGACAACTTTATATATTATCACATGGTAACTGCAACTCACAAGTTACCACCCTAATTCGTATGAATATTTCATATGATAATCTATTACTGGCGAGGTGGTAATTTCATCTATCATTGGGTGGCAACTTTGAAAAATTTAAACATTATCAAGGCATTCCAATGCAAGATCTAGTTTCGAAGGTATTGTGGATAAATGGTTTAGGAGATATATTTCACTCCGCTACACACGTGCATGTCTCTGTTGCTCACGTCGCATGGCTTATCagtagtagtttttttttcgcgTGATTATTCGATGAACTTTTTTCAGTCCTTTTTGCTACCATGAGTTAGTACACAATTTACCACCATAATATGTAACAAATTGCCATATGATGTTTTTATTGCTATTAAAGTGATAATTTCTTATATCATTGGACGGTAACTACTAATAAGGTGGCAATTGATATATTAATCAATGGTAATTTTATTATTAACAGAGTGCAatttcatatattattggatGGTAATTTTAATGCAAGTTATCATCATATTTTAGTATGAAGTTAACACATGGTAACCTATTGCTAACCGTatggcaacttcatatattcGTGGGTGGTAACTTGTaaggtgatttttttttttacaaaagatACTCATATGAGATGTAGTTTCGAAAAACTCGTCGAGACAAAACTAACTGTAAAAACGGATCATAAATTGAGTAGACGGGTTAAGAGTTAtaacattttaaaatttaattttgcaaaagccagcatgcatgcagattctACGCAACATGCTCTTGATTTTGCCTGTATACGCCGTTGTGAGGTCACAGGTGTTCGAGTGTTTTTGCTTTGGAGTGCAGGATGCACCGTGAACCGTACACGCATCGGAGTGCCATAGCACAACATGTAATACAAAGTCGGACCGAAAGaatacttgttttttttagaacatgcTTTCTCTTCCTATTCCTGAACAGGGAGTGATCGTCCAACGAGAGATAAAGATCGTCAAACGAGGGGAAATAACCAGTGGTGATGGCCGTAGGTCAGGTCTTTTTCATCAATCCCGCAACACAATAAAACGAACATCTCGTCGACCACTGGCCCCACCGGAACtgcggccggcgcggccgcgcgAAGGGCACCCGAGCTCGTCGTCCTAGAGTCAACAGGGcaccggcgagctcggcgCGACCGACCTCGGCGCCCCCGGACCCTCCCCGAACTGATTTCCCACCTAAACTGCGGCCGGCGCACCCGAGCTCGTCATCCCATAGTCAATTTGGTTTGTCGCCGCCTCAATTCAGTCCGCCCCCGCGTCAATTCACTTCTCCGACTCCTCAATTCGCTCTGGCGGCGACTCCCCGTCCCCAAGTTCGTCCTCCTCAGCTAGAGACGGTGAGGAATGGAAGGGAAACATAGCGGCGTCGCTTGCAGCGCTCAGCGAAGCAGACCCCccacggcgcgcgcgggcaggcggcagAGCGAGCGGACAGGATGCGGCCTGCTGCCAGGGCGGCACGAGCAAGCGCACAAAGGAGTATGCGGGCGGCACGAGCTATCAGTAACGCACCTGTTTGTTGCCAGGTTTGCCGATGCGAGCAGGCCTGCTACGGTGTACTCAGATTAGACTTCGGCTGTTGCCTTTCGTGTTCTTCGAAGGAGAAAAAAGGAGTCGCGGTTATCGACAGGAAACTCAGTATAGTACTTAATTGGAATGGTTCACTGCAGCGATCTTTACCTCTCGTTGGACGATCACTCCCTATTCAGGAATAGAAAGCAAGTATTTATTATGTTCGTGTaatttaaataaataaatgaaatgtTGTGGGGACGATATGCGGGAGAAGAGGGATGAATCTAAGAGGAGGACCGGGAAATGTGTATTGTTGTGATTTGTGAGGCACGATGCCTTTCGAATACTTTTGCATTTATCTTCTTCCGTAACAATGCATCAGAAAAAAATTACGTATGTATTCATTGTTGTTATCACATTACATATGAGGTATTTCCATGCTTACTATATATTTTTAGTTAGTATTATATTTGCGTGCAGTGAGATACGCAATCGAGAATCGCATATGACTATGTCAATCCGTACCACCTAGTAGCTAATCCTATATCACTAATGGCTAATTTGTCACtgatatttccttttttttatcgaCGGAGTTGGAAACGGTATCGCCTTctatgcaaaaaaaaggaaaccgtATCGCCTTCTTCTCGAAAAAAGGAAACCGTACCGCCTTACAAAGCCCTGAGGTTGTTGAAGCTCAGCAATGTGCATTGTTTGTCGAGTGCCACAGGCTCCATCGATGCACCGCTGCTCAGGTATGCGTCACACTTTTTATCGCCAGTGTTCGGTCATCGCCCCGCACATGGTCATAACTCGAGGAAGTTTCGATGTACGGCGGTTCCTTTGTCGCTCACGGCCGATTTGGTGTTAAGAGACGAGGGCAACTACAGATCAACGTCCGATATGTAGTTTTGCTACCTTATttttgaaagatcggtatggccGGCTAGAGGGGGgctgaataggcgactaaccaaattttaactttttttttctgttcttgaaaaatacaaagcaCTTAAACTTAAGACTcactagattctctaaagtgaatgcaaccatagtatgaagtgcaatagtcGAAGAaacaatagatagcaagaaTTTAAAAGGTGAAAATGATACCACATGCAGAGACGAAAATTttaccggagttccacctattggggtcggtgtacgtctccgtttgaaggagtgctctaccacaaaggaagaggcgccacaaaggcttactctattctccaaatcaccacaccacaaaggtgggatgagatctcacaacaccacaatgACGAGGTCagttccactagtggcttccttTGGGGCGAAGTccaaacccttacaaacttgactgGGACtagctccacaactcaattggaggctcccaatccaaccCCTGAGCTCCTCACACCAAGGGAGGGCTCAAAGGaaccgcttccgtctagggctCCCAAATgtccaagagaaacgaaatccacaaacgAAACAAGGAAAATCAACTTTTGGCTTGGTCAAATcctagatcaagatcttctcctccaatcctcaaaggaTCAAGAGTTGGGAGTGGCTACggagggagatcttggagaTTTAAGCTTTTTGTGTTCTCGGGTTGAGAGGTGGTGTTCTTGGCTACTTGCTCGGGCAGGGAGCTCgctggggacgaaggggtatataaATGGGGTCTTCAAAATCGAGCCGTTAGGCAGTGCTCTGTCTCTTGCTGGAACTTCCGGAGAATAGCCGGAACATCTggctgaccggaagttccgcatattccgAAGAGAGTAACAGAGAGTACCCGGAGGTTctgccggaagttccggttccACCAGAACTTCCGGCACCTGGGAAGTTTGGAAACTTGGAATTGAACATAAAATTTGGTTTCCTCTCTTAgctttttgggtaggctttttgGTGGGTGCAATTTTGTGTAGATGTGTACGCGAAATTGATTCACTcgttaccttcccttgtggatttcctcttaatagtacggatgtcctacgactcaaatcaaccgaaaaagccgctaaacaccactacgcttctttccttttcgaGGGTCCATGAATCGTCTTGTGCCAAGTTCTTTATAAAAACTGAAATACTTAGCATACGATTAGATAACAaaacacgttgtcatcaccaccaaaaccacttaggagagaaatgccctttcaattTTGCTAGGTGTTTGTGTTCTTCTCGGTGGCATCTTGGCAATGGAGATAACATCGTCCAGAAGATTGGTGTCATGTCTCCTTTGTCGTCTTGGTGTAGGCATTACAACCTATAAAATGGAGTCAGTGGTTCTCACGACACGTCATTTCGTGTTTTTGATCTTTTTCCTTTGTTGATTCATCGACGGAGAATCAGTTTTACTGCTTTTCTTGCAGGGGTATGTCCCCGGCCATGATGCGTTCAATGATCTTAGGTTCTCACCGTTTGAAGTGGGCGGCTCATGCAGCTATTCAAAAACTTTGAGgttagttcagcttgtgcaagcattgtattttgtaattttgtcaACAAATACGTGTGGAAGCATCAAAATGCGAACGATGGATCAAGAGAAGTTTACTTTGAAGGACGACAACGaagtttttagttttgttgagtatcttTGTACTGCTTGTTtcatgaatcaataaagccagataATTTTCTATAGAAAAAAGCAGCATGTCTATACTATAGAAGCAGTCTGTCTGCAAAATTACAGTCGGTCTAAAACCGGAAATGTTAAGTTGATGCCTATAGACGGCAtttctgttgttgtatgagggGAGTCTGCAACTCCGGTTGATCTTTTATTGGCGTATTCTGTAAGTTTTCCATAATTGCAGGGATTATGTTGACAACTTAATAGTCAATCTATTGTGGAAGGTGTATATTGTGTAGTCTATATGTGATACTGCAGTTGTCTGTATTGTTGCATATCCCCTAAGGGGACACGTATATGTGCAACATTCAAACTGTGTCCGTCAACGGGTTCAATACGAAAAAAACAGAATCGACTCAAAAAGCTTATCGTACGACGTCTATGTTCGCatacgtgcgtgcatgtgtccCATACATCCTCCGCCGTTCGGCAAACAAACCCCATGGCCCTAGTGTTCCCGGATCAATGTCACCGAGGATTTACCAATCAAGTCGGCGCTCAGGTGCTGTTGCTTCTCCTCCCACGTCTGGTCCGCCATGCTCTCCTTCGAGCTCCAGCCACTTCGTCGACCTCCGCCTCATCAACTTCCACGGCCCAAGGATTCTCTTCTTGCAGGACCGCCCTGGAGGAACGACGCTCATGTATCAGCTTCCTCGAGCAGTCACTTACTTTTAATTAATACAAGGAACATTCAATAAATCATGGATATAATGAAATATCATCATCTCCATGGTTGCATGTAGTGCACATTTCTAAAATTTATTTCATAAAacattctggatgattcgatCACTAGCTCTCAGGATACCTAGATATCTGTCATGGAGGATACTAGAGTTCATGGAAAACTAAAAAGGTTCTAGAAATATTGACAAATTAGAAGGGGGTAGAAAACAATATATGAAAATgcggatatatatatatagagagagagagaggatatTAGCGTGGTAAAATCCAACTATATTGTACAACATAGGGTGTCTTTCTTCCCATACATGTAACATAAAACCTACCAGGACCATGGGAGCATATGATGTCCACAATATTGATATGTGCTAGTATAGTAACCTCATGATCCTTAAAAAAACACTTA
This is a stretch of genomic DNA from Brachypodium distachyon strain Bd21 chromosome 1, Brachypodium_distachyon_v3.0, whole genome shotgun sequence. It encodes these proteins:
- the LOC100833922 gene encoding hydrophobic protein LTI6A encodes the protein MADNTATFIDLILAIILPPLGVFLKYGCEIEFWICLVLSFFGYLPGIIYAVWVIVK